The genomic stretch AAGCAATGATAAGAGAATGTCTGACAGTAAAGGAGTGCCTTCTAAAAGACCTGATGATAGGAAAGTTGGGGCTAGTGACAAAGCGGGCCCAAGTAAGCCGAAGGTAACAAATACATTTGATTTTGATAAGCACATTAATTGTTTGGGCAAGAATGGCGCGAGGAAGCCCGACGGTACGCGACAGTTCCCGCCCGCCGATGTCAAGCGAAAAGGACAGGATCCCAGAAGTAAGAAACGTAAGtgtttgtattatattttgttgaaatattcCAATTTGCTGATGTGAAAGTGGCAGAATGAAAATGTTCAATAAGTCTGAAAGGTAACTTAGCTAGTTACttttagtaaaattattatcttgtcgttttaatattatcttgttaaacaatattgaccccacatatttttattttatatcgtgATTTGCAGAGCCTATGTTAATGGTTTTTTGACCTCTCAATTGATAAGTTGAGGAAAATATATAACTAATCTGTACAGACATCTAGATATGATAACAAAATGTATGTCACAAGTCAGCTGATATAATACGCTATAATGAATACAATGTGATGTTATTCGCAGGTCGCGCTTTAGATTCCGATTCGGAATACGATTCGGAGCTGGATGACTTCATTGATGATGGTGACGATGAAATGGACTACTCTAAACACATCAAGGAGATCTTCGGTTATGATAAGTCCAAGTAAGTATAGCTATAGTATGTAAATATAAGTATTTACTGtgctttttatacaaaaatcttAAATACTAAATTTTTTGGTACTGTAGTAGTGTGCTCTATAAGAACCTACTTAAAagctaagttttatttttctaacactttcgtaacgtaatattttacacATGTTGGCATTTTAGCCATTATTAACAAAGTTATGATTTAGTCAACAATCCTTAATGTACGGATAATATTTTCCAGATACCGGGACATGGATGACGACGATGATCCTACGATGGAATCTAGTTTCGCGCGTCAGCAACGAGAGGAGTACAttagtaaaaaaataggtaagGGTTTCTTCCTATAAGTATTCTAATCTTAATCATCATGGGTTTTGTGTGATGAAATATAGCCCAGTCGTCGCCATATTGTACTAGTGCCGTAAGTAAGTGTGACAAGTATGACTTAAATATGAGCACAAACTCAATTCTCAGTATGGCGTCTCTTCTATGGCGTCGATTCATAACTTCATGTACACTGGCTATATTTCTGAATACACCCCATGCTCCATCAATCATTTATAGGTTTTGTGGGTAAAAcgtctatttttatttgtgcaTCTAaactataaaagtatttttttactcaacTTATACCTTACCAACGGATATAATTTTTGGATTAAGTAACTCAATTGAACACTTATTTATCCAGGTATTATGGAAGATTTAGAAGACATGCGGTTAGAAGCAGAgcagaataaaaaaaagaagaaagggCGACGCATCAGCGACGATTGACCGACACATACTTAACGACTGGATCACAATCACGACCACAGAACATTTGGGGACAATCACTTGCAATAAATAATACACTACAAGGTATTATTAACTAAGTAGTCGATTTTACAAGGgatcaattaaattgaattgtaatcaagcaaagGATTGTCCCCCAATAAAGAATAGTCTTACATGAATTAGTTACCTGTACAATTAATGAATTGTATAAATTGAtctaatttttatttgacttgttaaAATATAGCACTGTTCGCTCatgttattatgtatgtaattttttttgactGCTTTTTTAACAGGCACTGGTATTAACTTCGCAATAGAGGTATATTTCTGATTGActacacagattttttttatttattaatattgtcttTATTATGTGCATGTGCAATGAACATTTTCCCCAATcatagaatatttttgtttacgtcattttttgttcatatttttgtatagtTTTCGTATCAGGTTAAGTTTGGGTTGTTAGATTTTTTCAAGAATTGGTTTAATTCAACAAATGTAAAATAGTCTAGTAGTTACAATGTTTGTATAAGGTTTCTTTTATCTATTAATTCTGAAACTAGTATACATCACTAGTTTGCTTTTCATGCTGTAATTTACTTCAAATCTGAATATAATCATTCTTACAATAGGTGCACACGATTTAGGGTTGTCATGTCAAAAAAATTATTAATCGTGACATCCACAGCCCTAATATCGAAACTTTAACAATTtatcacaaataaacaatatagAAAACACTAAATTatgtcaatttaaaataataggtttttaaatgaggtattttaagtaacaaattgattaatttttatttgattagttTAATTGAACCAttgagttatttatattaattctgTGGTATTGTTACTGAATCAGTACCTTTGAATATTGTGTTTCATTTTGAAACCTGTTGTTTCACACTGTTGTATGAAATCCCTTATTTCATTATACCTTTACACTTGTGGAGAGAGAACACCATATAggaacaattattttataaatattctcaATCAAggttctttataaataaaagtcaatTCTTGCTGACGAGAAGAACTGAATTTGGTGTGATGTTTCCATGAATAAGGCGTTTCAAATAGACAGCGTCTATGTTTTCCGctctgtataaaaatataccttatgTAGAGTACATGTGACTCAATTTACCTCATTAGTGGTAAAACAAAGTCAattgattttaaagtaaaatatggATGTAATTTGTCTGCAAAGGTAatctacttttatttgattcttATACTGTTTACGATTACCTACTTGTTTATATGGATTACATCGATTTATTTTGATTACGATTGGTAACTTTTAAACTGTGagtagaatgttttttttttttttgtaatcgaTCTTGCcccaataaaaatgaattttgaaaTGTGAGAATTAAAATTGAGTATGATTTATTGTAACGGGTGTTTaagacaaaattaaaaatacattatttagaaACTATCGCGAAAAActaaaatcttttttaaattgagATTTTTCTATATCCATGTCCATGTCAAAAGTATTTCTTATCTGAAATGGTGTTCAGTTTTCCTCACCCGTGCAGTAATTCACAAATCACACTGGTAGAATTGATTAGTCATTCATCATTTAATATAGACATTCCCACAATGGCTACCTGTGCTTGTGaatgttgtaaaaatattttatatttaatcaataatctttaataaatactattaaagcATAATTGTAACCTTATTGAATGTAAATCTTGTATACTTTTGTGATACTGAAgagcaaaaaataacaaaaatataaatacattattatttgaatattttgaaaagcaAGTTTTATTTCATAGAGGATCCCTGGAGGAAGCTAAACGCATGCTAACAAACTGTAATGTGACCTAGCTCCAAAATTCTTTCGTGAGTCTATTTTTTACTGATTCTGTGCATGTGCAATATGTGCATGATTCAATACTATAAACTTATCGCACAAGAAGCATCAGTGCGTTTCGTTTCTCCTTTCTTGTATAAATTTTTCTTAAGTAATACTTCAATCAATTAAGATAGATCGTAATTTAATATACAGTCAGTTACCTACTGTGGtaaacagtaatatttttttcattttaatatcgtcgtatcattatttttttaaattgaaaactgaAACAATAAAACGAGGCAGCCGCAGTTGTGATGGTGACGTTTACGTTTGACAAGTTGACAGCCATCAGGCAGGCTCACAGctgcagtttttttatttctaaatttctGTCACCCTGTGTCACCCGTAGTTACCACATCAAGGTCGTACGTGGGCTGTTTATCTCAATATTCAGACACTATTTATATTCCTAAAATATTGCTGACTGtgaacataatatttatctaGTATCTAAAGTATTTGTATCAACTCCAGTGGCATTTGCGTAGCAGGTACGATTGATCAATACAGTTTTTCAATTCGTCTGTTTTGATGacatattttagttaatttctGTGTAACAACAAGTAAATTagtgtaataaaattgtaataaaacatAAAGTGACTTCAACTATCGCGTAGGTTCAgacaaattgtttgtttttagctATGAAAGTACTATCAAGTTTGAATGATGTACCCGAACTTCGGAAGGGGAATGTTCACATACGAAATGAAGAGGAAttgttacaaaaattaaataaaatgattaaggATGGTCCTAGCAAGCTGCAGATAGTAACAGACTTTGACCACACGCTGACCAGGCACACAATGGACAATGGAACCAGTGTACTCACCAGCTTTGGTAAGTTCTTGTGGAGTTTTATGTAACTCTAAGCTCTGACTTAATACACACTAACCCATGATGTTATTGAACCAATATAGGTTTTATGCAATTGCACATAAGGCTACAAACCATGTCATATGTTTACCTCCTTTGGTTAGTCTATGGCCTGCAGGCCTGTATAGAGTATGTATGTCATTGTAGGTATGTTCCGTGAGTGTCCTTCAATACCTCAGCATTACAAAGATGAAGACAATCGGCTGTCTGGCATTTACAAGCCTATTGAGTGCGACCCAGTCATGAGCATTGAGGACAAAACCAAGCATATGATTGACTGGTATGTGGCAGCACATGCATTGCTCAAGTAAGCATCACTTTCATttattaagaataaaaaaatactgttttcacAAAAATGACACTGCAGTCCTTTTGAAACAAGAAAGGAATACTgcacaatactttttaaaaagttaaCTTGGTAAAAAGCAGActtgaacataattttaattttgatatccTCAATGTCAAAAACATAGATTGAAAGGAGTAGGAAGGAGTCATAGTGGGCAGACATAATAGTGTTCATATTTTGTGTTCCAGAGGAGTAAAATTCCCAAGAAATGAATTGATGGATTCAGCATACAAAATGGTGCAGTGTTTCAGGTAATTctcaattttatattatgtatttcataGTTCTATATTAGGATTTCATAGTTCTAATAATTCAAGAGATGATATGTGAACTTAGGGATATGTTAATTTACATGATGATAAAATGAAACTAGTTATGGAAATAAGACCACTTATAGAATATCCTTATTTATACTGATTGGGATCACCATGGATTCATTACAAAATTGCCAAGATCTTGATAATTGGCCAAGTAAAATGATGCCCTAAGTCTATTGCATAAAGTCTATTTTTACATAGCAAAAAGAAATCTAATTATCCAGTTACAGCATggtaacataatatttacagaCAAAGGTTAAATTTTCCATATTATCCTGATAAAAATGATTGGCAAATATATCGTTATCTACAACTAATCACTGATAACATATTACTTGTCATTCAAATCGTGAATACTTAATTGTATTGGATTTAAAGATAAATTGTTGATATCTAAAgtatgaagaagaaataaaagacAATTGTTCTACTGATAAAAGATTGCTTCCGTCTTGGTCACCTCGTTATTCTCGGAAATTGATTGCGTTATCATCAAGCGAAAGTCTCAAGTGGCAATATAGTTTGAATACtacttaaaatgtataaaataaaagataactAAATAACGATTTCTTTGTTGTTGGCACGTGAATCTATCGTTCTAGAAACTGAGTTGCAAAATGTTAACAAGACATGCAAGTTTCTTAACAATTACAGTACTCAACTTTTGCAATCCATAGTTTTCATGACAGAATTGAATTCTAAATTACATTTCTAAACACGAATGTTGGTTCAGTTGGCTACGTTTTTCGTGTCCACCGAAAGGTTTTTGGAGTCGGCACGCGTGGGGATCGATTTGATAGTCGTTTTTAGGGTGTGTCTGTCGCGTGAAGGACAGGCTTGATTCCACACATATTCCACAAGATGAATTTATTCCAGTAATCCCCACTAGTTATAAATTCGGCCTGctgattttttgaaaaaatacgtAACGAGGCGTTTTCAATATCATTAAACAAAATAGTATAAAATATGCGTAATTTgtaatttagaaataattagTAGATTGTTGCATAGAAAATAAGGCAAAACTATAGGCACCGGAAATCTAGTTTATCATGAATGCAGTATACATATAgagataaacaataaatatacacTCATAAAAAAGACGGGAAATAGAttttaggaacctatttttatTCCGATATATCCGACTTCCTAAAATCGTATGTTGTGTCCTACGATTATCCATTTAAATgaacttatttcaaatattctCTACATAAGATTACTTTTGTCTCTTGTAATAAACATCAATCCAATATGTTAATAACATGTAATTTTTCAGGAAAGGCGTGAGTGACATGATAGACTGGAGCAAGGCTCAGCAGGTCCCGGTATTGGTGTTCTCTGCCGGGCTCGGAGAGGCCGTGCTTGCTGCCATGAAGGCTGCCAACTTCTTGCTGCCTCATGTCAAGGTATTAAGGGACTATTTGGAACTTACAGGTTTTAGGACGCAAAGGCAGTGGCTTGTGTTTGAtactataatttaaaaaaaaaataataataagaggCAATTGAcagtattttatgaaattggTGATCGCTATTTGTTACTGGGATTCTAACTCTCCGTTTTCATTAGTAGGAGATTCTAAGAATAACTTGTGTCTTTTTCATCACAATGCGATAAATATGATATCATATTTTGTAGTGTCATCATCAAAGATTATTAAACTATCATCGTGACTTAGTCAATCGAGACAAAATAGCgatattataaaagttttatgtCAAAAAGTACTATTCTCTCCTTTAGGTAGTATCAAACTTCCTAGCAATGGACGAAAACGACTACATAGTGGGCATCAAAGGCGAAGTTATTCACACGTACAACAAGAACGAGACCGCCATCAAACACACTGAGTACTACGACATGGTGCGCATGCGCTCCAACGTCATCCTCATGGGGGACAACATCGGCGACGCGGGGATGGCCGAGGGGATGGAACACTGCGACGTCGTCGTCAAGGTCGGCTTCTTAGGAAACAACGCTGAAGGTAACCTACAGAATTACCTCAACAAGTTCGATATCGTTCTCGTCAACGAACCAACCATGGATGTAGTGAACGCCGTACTACAATTTATACTGTGATTTTAATTGTGATCGTAGTCAatgaaattttataatttattgttagtGATGATTTGATGACGATGTTCTtgtcagattttattttaaatagtgcAATAGTTTTGTAGCCAGACCCATTCTGAGGCATGAGGGTATTATTGAGGCAgcatttttacatttattcaCTGAACTATTTTGGATTGTCTAATATTCGAGCCATTTTTGTACACtaatgtattgttttaattatacatGTTTACGACGATATTTCTACAAACTAATTAaggtttaaattaaacttgtttAATTAAGGTTTTACGGACAGGTTTcataagatgtttttttttataactgttgTTATTTAATGTTAGTAAAGTATTCTGCTACAGGTTTTCTTAAATCTATACATAAGACACggcatttaaataataaattaaatattgattcaAGTTAACCCAATACTAACAAAATTGACGCTCCAACTTAGTAAATTAGTTGATAAAACACATTCGAGCTATATACTAGATATACATACTTACCGTACTAATGTACTCaggtattgtatttatttatttatttatttatttatttatttccaccaaacatacaCTATTTTTACAGGTGCCACCCAATGCAATAGCGTAGTTATTTTTACATACACTTATTTAACACTTACAAAACTTAATACATACTTAACcataaaaaactaaactaatacaaaaaataaaataaaatttcagttGTATCCAATCGATAACATAGCATATGCGGCTCTGGTAAGTTCATTCGTAGTGCAATGAAACAGATCTAACCGTTGTGACAAAGCGTTAAGCGCTCGCAGCGCCCGCGTGAGAGGCGCTCGCTGCAGCAGGTTAGTGCGCGCGGGTGGCACGCTCAGCAGCGGCGGCCGGCGCCGGCGCCCCACGTACCCGTCCGGAACACACAGCGACACCGTGCTCAGAACTCCAGGATTGTGAATTTTGCCACTCATAACTTTCCATAGGTAAACAGCGAGAGCGACCTCCCTTCTAACTTCCAATCTGTAATATCCTATCATACCCAGTATAAACAGCGTAGGATATAATAGTGGATATCCTGGGTACACACCGTATTGCTTTAAGTACATGAACCTcaaaaatttattttgtatcctTTCCAGCATTAATTGATATTTAGTTTCATGAGGTCCCCAAACTACCGCATTGCACTCCAGGTGACTTTTTACGAGTGCTTCATATAATGTTTTGAGTGCTCTAAAGTTCGTAAATGTGTTTGCTATCCTCAACAGCATTCCTAAATTGCGGTAAGCTTTTTTACAAACCTGAGTCACGTGGTTTCGAAAATGTACATCAGCAGTGAAGCGCACCCCTAAATCCCTCACCTCAGAGACTCGCTGTAGCGGAGAACCTCCCATGTTGTACTGATGGTGGCTGGGGCTGCGGGCACGACTGAACGTACACACAACACATTTGTTCacgttaaaatataatttattctgaaCACTCCATTCGACTACCCGATCTATGTCCCGCTGCAAAGTGTCATGATCCGTTCCCTGCTTCACTTTGTAGACCAATTTCAAGTCATCAGCAAACAACAAGGGTGTCGACTCGGTGACTACATTTGGCAAATCATTTACTGTTATAATGAAAAGAAGAGGTCCCAAGTTGCTGCCTTGACTGACACCTGATCTCGTGAAGTAGGGTTCAGAAAGCTGTCCGCCACAGTCGACGTACTGACATCTATCTCCCAGATAGCTGGCTAAGAATGACAAAGTATGTGTTGTGCATCCTACGTCAGCTAACCTGGACAGAAGTATGTCATTATCCACTGTATCGAACGCCTTTCTGAAATCGAAGTAGGCAACATCCACTTGCTGTCCAGCGTCCACCGTTGGTACAATCTGTGTCATGAGATCCAGCAGGTTCCCCGTCGTTCCCCGCCCGGGCCGGAATCCATGCTGTGCATCGGATAGAAGAGCACTTATTTGCGGATACAGACTATTGTggcatttaatgtattttagcATTCATGTACACATTGCAATATGTGGAATACGTGAGAGATTAAATACGatttaatgtaaacaatatttattgggTCTGGCTAAACGTGACTTTAGAGTTTAGATGAAGACTATTTTCAGCTATCTAATGATGGTGCAATTTTTGTGACGTGCCCGCCATTTGCCGCAAAAATGGCGCCAAAGGCGATGTGATACCTTTTCCCGCGCCGTTATAAAGGCAGCCGAAAATAGTCTTCTTGATTATATAACTCGGCATTACTAATCATTTGTCTTGACTTACTGTGAACTACTCCAAAGTAAATAGAGATTCGAGCttcttttataaatatcttTTAAATGGTCATAGGCCTCTTAATGTGTAGATACTTTAGATAATCGTATGCTtctaataaatgaatataaagaGTCAAACTCGTTACGCTCTATTCTCTATTCCTCGGCATTTggattgaattttattaaatttacttactttattaCTTATACATTTTGTACATGAATacgtcataatattagtattaataGATCTACTTGGAAATATTCGATATTAGTCTATGAACCAATGGTGTTGAATAAAGTACAAATGTACAACACTGCTTTAATTTGCAgaggctttatttatttttaagggacAAGCTATGAAAAGTAAATGGCGAATTTTAATGGTATTTTGACCTGTATTTCTGTTTTTCACTCTTTTCAATACTAAAATATCTATGTAGCATTGTTGAGAAAGGGGGCGCTGTTGTTATAAAGTATGTTTGAATTAATTAGCATTACATGTAAGTAATTATTTCATGAAATGAAGATGTTCTACAAGAACATTATGACATCCATTGGTTTATAGACTGTTGATTAAGTTTTGTTTGGTTATTGTTGATTTATGCCTATAACTATaattattgcaatattattatattctgcaTACTTGGTATGTCTTTCGAGCATATTGCAGAGTTGTTTAGTTAGATgctatgaaatattttgttgttttgctCTCGGATAcattctatattttttgttgatgttttCGAAAGGTAAAGATGATGGCCAATCCCGTGGGTGTATATAATTTCTTCACGGAATACACATAGTATGCGCACGCGCAAGTATGCAATTTTTCGCATTTTTACTAGTTTTTATGTACGCCGTGGATTGTCCATTGTCTTGCaagcaaataaattatgtaactttACTTACTGATTCGACCTGTTTATGGTATAACCGCAACGTCAAGCACTGTTTGTAATTAGTAATTACGCATTTTGCTTTTATTGTTCAAATTATCGTAAATCTGTAGTAATTCATGTATATGATATTATTATCCCACTATAGTATACCTAATTGTCAACTTTAGATCTGCACAAACCACTTGATGACTGTAATGTTGACAAATTCAAAAGACATGTGCGACGAGGggagaaataaaacaatatttgtaatgaaattaaataatttgttattattataaaacaacacATCTATATGATGTATTTTCTAGTCATTGCCGTGCTTACTTTTTGATAGcgactttaatattttttgttttgacaatATCACAAAACATAAATGCACAATATTAGTGTTTAGCAAGAATAAACATGATTTATAATATCATAATGGAAGAAGCATAATAACAGAATAAATGCATACAGTACTACGAAACAATTCGATATGAGGGTACAGTCAAGTTCAcaagattaattaatttcttcagTGAAATTAAAATAGACGATATTGTTCCCTAAAAAGTACTAATTCAGTTGACAGATAACTACGAAGGCACATAATTTCGTTTCGTAGTACTGTATATCGATAAAATCCCCCCCAATTACCTTTATtgatggaagtttttttttttttaataatactaaAAAGAATTTTAACAAAATCTATATTTCGTTGATAAGACTAGTCAATTTTTTAActcttattcataaaaatagtgCGAATAAACAACACAATAAGTACTGATAATTTCATACTGGCAATAAAACACACATTCGCATCACCTTAAAACTGTCAAAAGTACTAAATATAACTATAGAAGAAAGAATTGTACTAAACCTTGTTACAAACACGGCAAGAATGAAACAACGGAACTATTCAAAATTGGTCAGCAAGTTAACAAAATGACTGGAAAATACATGTGTTCATCACAATACCCTATTACATAGTTTAATTTAACTGAACAAACTAAACGctctaaaataaacaacagtctTAGAACATACAAGTTATTTACACAAAGATttgtttcatataaaaatatcctaCTGTACACGTAACAATCATCTCATTcatatagaaatatattttgtttgtatgtacaaaACTAGAAACGATAGTAAAAATAGTTAAATC from Helicoverpa zea isolate HzStark_Cry1AcR chromosome 8, ilHelZeax1.1, whole genome shotgun sequence encodes the following:
- the LOC124632511 gene encoding 7-methylguanosine phosphate-specific 5'-nucleotidase, whose translation is MKVLSSLNDVPELRKGNVHIRNEEELLQKLNKMIKDGPSKLQIVTDFDHTLTRHTMDNGTSVLTSFGMFRECPSIPQHYKDEDNRLSGIYKPIECDPVMSIEDKTKHMIDWYVAAHALLKGVKFPRNELMDSAYKMVQCFRKGVSDMIDWSKAQQVPVLVFSAGLGEAVLAAMKAANFLLPHVKVVSNFLAMDENDYIVGIKGEVIHTYNKNETAIKHTEYYDMVRMRSNVILMGDNIGDAGMAEGMEHCDVVVKVGFLGNNAEGNLQNYLNKFDIVLVNEPTMDVVNAVLQFIL